In Carnobacterium sp. CP1, the following are encoded in one genomic region:
- a CDS encoding acyltransferase — protein sequence MKERILYADILRVIAVFLVIVIHISSRDFGLSAVDSVQWQTLNGYNGLARVSVPLFFMLSGMFFLNPDKEVPIKKLYRKNIFRVVLAFLFWSALYAVIFTLNEYRTLNIEVMKSMYTAFIEGHFHLWFLFRIVEIYVMVPFLRKIAEDKKTIEYLLLFCFVIGFIIPTYNSFPVSSTTTIMDNPERGLDLDITFGYVGYFFAGYYLNRFTLSEKVKKTIYAFGVLGVLTTIIETSIRSLQAGEPYKLLYEYLTPNVLFASLAVFLLVKEMCQHRSFSERTQKWILEFSTYSFGIYLIHVLILFLLWKWGLNTLVVIPIVSVPLIALVVFFISYGCIKLMGKIPFLKRFIL from the coding sequence ATGAAAGAAAGAATTCTTTATGCCGATATACTTCGTGTAATCGCTGTCTTTTTAGTGATCGTGATCCATATTTCTTCACGCGATTTTGGCTTGTCGGCTGTTGACAGCGTTCAATGGCAAACATTAAACGGGTATAACGGTTTAGCTCGAGTGAGCGTACCATTATTTTTCATGCTCAGCGGCATGTTCTTTTTGAATCCGGATAAAGAAGTGCCCATTAAAAAGCTGTACCGGAAAAATATTTTTCGTGTGGTTTTGGCCTTTCTTTTTTGGTCGGCTTTGTATGCAGTGATTTTTACCTTAAACGAATACCGAACGCTTAATATAGAAGTTATGAAGAGCATGTATACGGCTTTTATTGAAGGACACTTTCATTTGTGGTTTTTATTTCGGATCGTTGAAATTTATGTGATGGTGCCTTTTTTGCGAAAAATAGCTGAAGATAAGAAAACGATCGAGTACTTATTGCTTTTTTGTTTTGTGATTGGTTTTATTATCCCAACCTACAATAGTTTCCCAGTCAGTTCAACGACTACTATCATGGATAATCCAGAGCGCGGGTTAGATTTAGATATCACTTTTGGTTATGTCGGGTATTTTTTTGCCGGCTATTATTTAAACCGTTTTACATTATCTGAAAAAGTCAAAAAAACCATTTATGCATTTGGGGTGTTAGGAGTGCTGACTACCATTATTGAAACCAGTATCCGTTCGTTGCAAGCGGGAGAACCTTATAAGTTGCTATACGAGTACTTAACACCAAATGTGTTGTTTGCTAGTTTAGCAGTCTTTTTGCTGGTTAAAGAAATGTGTCAGCACCGTTCTTTTTCCGAAAGGACTCAAAAATGGATCTTAGAATTCTCCACTTATTCGTTCGGCATTTATTTGATCCATGTGTTGATTTTATTTCTCTTATGGAAATGGGGTTTGAATACGTTAGTGGTTATTCCAATCGTCTCCGTTCCGCTGATTGCACTCGTTGTTTTTTTCATCAGTTATGGTTGTATCAAATTAATGGGGAAAATACCGTTCTTAAAACGATTTATTCTATAA
- a CDS encoding glycosyltransferase family 2 protein: MKNNPIVSVIVPVYNVETYIEECLDSIVKQTYPYLEIIVVDDGSTDSSNQLVRKYLEDERILFIEQENKGLSGARNSGLKKATGKYLLFVDSDDYIDLTMLENLVPLMEESQADLVRFNGAAFVDGMEKTADQDYYDFSHRLKEKKIYQEDSFRANSRTFVSPVYLYLMKRSILTEYDLWFREDIIHEDELFTPQVFLSIQSMVYINAFYYYRRYRENSIMTIQSPAQQLRSFTSYLKVFKELELLYQSDTYNKEQKKLIKRQMLSIYNGLKENQSEAVSKNNEMTQIKSITLKDKSYLMLQKLWNRI, encoded by the coding sequence ATGAAAAATAATCCAATTGTTTCAGTCATTGTTCCAGTTTATAATGTTGAAACGTATATTGAAGAATGCTTAGATTCAATTGTGAAGCAAACTTACCCTTACCTTGAAATTATTGTAGTGGATGATGGAAGCACAGACAGCAGTAACCAACTTGTAAGAAAATATTTAGAAGATGAACGGATTTTATTTATTGAACAAGAAAATAAAGGATTGTCAGGGGCAAGAAATAGCGGGTTAAAGAAAGCTACAGGGAAATATCTTTTATTCGTTGATTCGGATGACTATATTGATTTAACCATGTTGGAAAACTTGGTTCCATTGATGGAAGAGAGCCAAGCTGACTTGGTTCGTTTTAATGGTGCAGCTTTTGTAGATGGAATGGAAAAAACAGCTGATCAAGATTATTATGATTTTAGCCATCGTTTAAAAGAAAAAAAAATCTATCAAGAAGATAGTTTTCGAGCCAATAGCAGAACGTTCGTTTCACCAGTCTACCTCTATCTAATGAAGCGGAGCATCTTAACAGAATATGATTTGTGGTTTAGAGAAGACATCATTCATGAGGACGAACTGTTTACTCCACAAGTATTTCTTTCTATTCAATCGATGGTTTACATTAATGCATTTTATTATTACCGCAGATACCGTGAAAATTCGATTATGACTATTCAAAGTCCGGCACAGCAGCTACGTTCGTTTACTTCTTATTTAAAGGTATTCAAAGAATTAGAACTGTTGTACCAAAGCGATACTTATAATAAAGAACAAAAAAAGTTGATCAAGCGCCAAATGCTATCAATTTATAATGGTCTAAAAGAAAATCAATCTGAAGCAGTTAGTAAAAATAACGAAATGACGCAAATAAAATCTATTACATTAAAAGATAAAAGCTATTTGATGCTGCAAAAATTATGGAATAGGATTTAA
- a CDS encoding YihY/virulence factor BrkB family protein → MSVMSRVKRKVPKKSLRRFLEIFRLKYKEAEVSNSGAIIAYYFLLSLFPLLIVIGNLLPLFNLEAEALYPYFENAIPLYLIDTFKPTVEQIFTSSSSGLLSIAAIATLWSASRGMNAMQVSMNKAYGIKPRKNIIFIRLASITFTLILLVGLITLVVAFSFGQSILEYITPLLQLPESLMSTFQSVRWPVTMFTLFFAFSLLYFFVPNATLKLKQVLPGAAFSTIGWLLITQAFTIYVSYFAKTTLSYGMIGTLIVFMLWLNVLGALLTSGAVVNATVTVYLEGEIKQAESRISRYVDRKMKRK, encoded by the coding sequence ATGTCCGTCATGTCTAGAGTTAAAAGGAAAGTTCCTAAGAAATCTTTGAGAAGATTTCTGGAGATTTTTCGACTAAAATATAAAGAAGCAGAAGTAAGCAATTCAGGAGCTATTATTGCTTACTATTTTTTGCTGTCGCTGTTTCCTTTATTGATCGTTATTGGCAACTTATTGCCCTTATTTAATTTAGAAGCAGAAGCGCTTTACCCTTATTTTGAAAATGCTATTCCACTGTACTTAATAGATACGTTTAAACCAACTGTCGAACAAATCTTTACTTCAAGCAGCAGCGGATTATTGTCGATCGCGGCGATTGCGACATTGTGGTCGGCCAGTCGGGGCATGAATGCCATGCAAGTCAGCATGAATAAAGCCTATGGAATCAAGCCAAGGAAAAACATTATTTTTATTCGCTTGGCGTCGATTACGTTCACGTTAATTTTATTGGTGGGCTTGATTACACTAGTGGTAGCGTTTAGTTTCGGGCAATCGATTTTGGAATACATCACACCTTTGCTTCAATTGCCAGAAAGCCTCATGTCCACTTTTCAAAGCGTTCGTTGGCCAGTAACGATGTTTACCTTGTTTTTTGCGTTTTCGCTGCTGTATTTTTTTGTGCCGAATGCCACGCTAAAATTAAAGCAAGTTCTGCCAGGAGCAGCTTTTTCCACTATCGGCTGGCTCTTGATCACCCAAGCGTTCACTATCTACGTTAGCTATTTTGCTAAAACCACGTTAAGTTATGGCATGATCGGTACGTTAATCGTCTTTATGTTGTGGTTAAATGTATTAGGTGCCTTGTTAACTTCAGGAGCAGTAGTAAATGCCACGGTCACAGTATACTTAGAAGGTGAAATCAAACAAGCAGAAAGCCGCATCAGCAGATACGTTGATCGGAAGATGAAGAGAAAGTAA
- a CDS encoding lipopolysaccharide biosynthesis protein — MNLIDEFKKGVFYSAIGKYSNVIVQLLVQAILSRLLTPKEYGVVAVVNVFLVFFQMLADFGIGPAIIQNKKLTKKDINSIFIFSFYLAILLGILFMFLGYPISLFYNDAIYVPISIVLGVCVFFYGILVVPQNMLLREKNFMTVNMVTVIANVLSGVISITLALLGFSYYSLIISNTIKAAFLFFVFYFKTNLKVQFKLDVAPIKKIFSFSKNQFIFNFINYFSGNLDKILIGRFFSASALAYYDKSYQLSLYPNQILTNVIYPVIQPIMSDYETKIDKIKNVYLMLTRFLGTIGLSLSVFLMFTSQEIILFLFGDQWGGSVQTFQVLAFSVWIQLILTITGAIFQSANRTDLLLVSGVLTAITNITAMIIGIYTGKIELVALLLVVAFTLNFLQTNYLLMYRMFNSNYQEFFKILVKPAMMAASQVIVFILLPELPFANFINLVLKGLIFVLVFGIGLIATGEMKLIKNIILKKK, encoded by the coding sequence ATGAACCTAATCGATGAATTTAAAAAAGGAGTATTTTATAGTGCAATTGGAAAATATTCCAATGTCATCGTTCAGCTTCTTGTACAAGCCATCCTTTCAAGGCTATTAACACCTAAAGAATACGGGGTCGTTGCTGTAGTCAATGTATTCTTAGTCTTTTTCCAAATGCTGGCCGATTTTGGAATTGGCCCAGCAATCATTCAAAATAAAAAGTTAACTAAAAAAGACATCAATAGCATTTTCATTTTTTCTTTTTACCTAGCTATCTTATTGGGCATTCTTTTTATGTTTTTAGGTTACCCGATCAGTTTGTTTTACAATGATGCTATATATGTTCCAATCAGTATCGTATTAGGAGTATGTGTCTTTTTTTATGGGATATTAGTGGTTCCTCAAAATATGTTGTTGAGAGAAAAAAACTTTATGACCGTGAACATGGTCACGGTTATTGCAAATGTTCTTTCAGGAGTCATTTCCATTACATTAGCCCTATTAGGCTTTAGTTACTATTCGCTGATCATCAGCAATACGATCAAAGCTGCCTTTTTGTTTTTTGTTTTCTATTTTAAAACAAACTTAAAAGTGCAATTTAAATTGGATGTGGCGCCGATAAAAAAAATATTTTCTTTTTCTAAAAATCAATTCATATTTAACTTTATCAATTATTTTTCAGGCAACTTAGACAAAATTTTGATTGGTCGATTTTTTTCAGCCAGTGCATTAGCGTACTATGATAAATCGTATCAATTATCGTTATATCCAAATCAAATTTTAACCAATGTCATCTATCCGGTTATTCAGCCGATCATGTCGGATTATGAAACCAAAATCGATAAGATAAAAAATGTTTATTTAATGTTGACGCGGTTTTTGGGGACCATCGGATTATCTCTTTCAGTCTTTTTAATGTTTACTTCTCAAGAGATCATTCTTTTTTTATTTGGCGACCAATGGGGAGGCAGTGTCCAAACGTTCCAAGTTTTAGCATTCTCGGTTTGGATCCAACTGATATTGACGATCACAGGAGCAATTTTCCAATCTGCTAATCGAACGGATTTATTATTAGTATCTGGAGTTTTAACAGCCATTACAAATATAACCGCGATGATTATAGGAATTTATACAGGGAAAATAGAACTGGTAGCTTTATTGCTCGTCGTAGCGTTCACTCTTAATTTCTTGCAAACCAATTACCTCTTGATGTACCGTATGTTCAATTCCAATTACCAAGAATTCTTTAAAATATTAGTAAAACCAGCCATGATGGCTGCCTCCCAAGTTATTGTATTCATATTGCTGCCCGAGTTGCCTTTTGCCAATTTTATTAATTTGGTGTTAAAAGGGCTTATCTTTGTACTGGTATTCGGTATTGGGCTGATAGCAACGGGAGAGATGAAGTTGATCAAAAACATTATCCTAAAGAAAAAATAA
- the wecB gene encoding non-hydrolyzing UDP-N-acetylglucosamine 2-epimerase, with amino-acid sequence MTKIKVMTIFGTRPEAIKMAPLVKELENQSDQFESIVTVTAQHRKMLDQVLTTFEIKPDYDLNVMKSNQTLSEITANVLIGLDQVMKEAKPDIVLVHGDTTTTFSASLSAYYNQIKVGHVEAGLRTWDKYSPFPEELNRQLTDVIADVYFAPTKESKNNLLKENRDESTIFITGNTAIDALQATIHEGYHHKVLENIDSEQRIVLLTMHRRENQGEPMKRVFQAVRQVVDQYEDVDVIFPVHLNPVIQKAAKQFLGEHKRIHLIDPLDVVDFHNLANRSYMIMTDSGGVQEEAPSLGVPVLVLRDRTERPEGIEAGTLKLIGTDSQTVVEEMMNLLENAENHALMATAKNPYGDGLASQRIVAAIGFLFNQQSKRPGSFDRA; translated from the coding sequence ATGACGAAAATTAAAGTAATGACGATTTTCGGTACACGACCTGAAGCCATCAAAATGGCTCCATTAGTCAAAGAGTTGGAAAATCAGTCAGATCAATTCGAATCAATCGTTACAGTAACCGCTCAACACCGTAAAATGTTAGATCAAGTGCTAACTACTTTTGAGATAAAGCCAGATTATGATTTAAATGTGATGAAAAGCAATCAAACCCTTTCTGAAATTACCGCTAATGTATTGATTGGGTTGGACCAAGTGATGAAAGAGGCTAAGCCAGACATCGTTTTGGTACATGGCGATACGACAACAACATTTTCAGCAAGTTTGTCGGCTTATTACAATCAAATTAAAGTCGGCCATGTTGAAGCTGGTCTGCGCACATGGGATAAGTATTCTCCATTTCCGGAAGAACTTAATAGACAATTAACAGATGTTATAGCGGATGTTTATTTTGCCCCAACGAAAGAAAGCAAAAATAATTTGTTAAAAGAAAATCGGGATGAAAGCACCATTTTTATTACTGGAAATACGGCTATTGATGCTTTACAAGCAACGATTCATGAGGGATACCATCATAAAGTGCTTGAGAACATTGATTCGGAACAACGCATTGTTTTATTGACGATGCACCGTCGTGAGAATCAAGGTGAGCCGATGAAACGCGTGTTCCAGGCTGTTCGTCAAGTAGTTGATCAATACGAAGACGTAGATGTTATTTTTCCAGTACATTTAAACCCTGTGATTCAAAAAGCTGCCAAACAGTTTTTAGGAGAGCACAAACGAATTCATTTGATTGATCCATTAGATGTTGTAGATTTTCATAATCTTGCGAATCGCAGCTATATGATTATGACGGATTCTGGAGGGGTGCAAGAGGAAGCTCCATCATTGGGGGTACCAGTGTTAGTACTAAGAGATCGGACAGAAAGACCTGAAGGCATCGAAGCAGGCACGTTAAAATTGATTGGTACAGATAGCCAAACGGTAGTTGAAGAAATGATGAACCTGTTGGAAAATGCTGAAAACCATGCGTTAATGGCGACTGCAAAAAATCCTTATGGAGATGGACTAGCCAGCCAACGAATCGTAGCAGCAATAGGTTTTCTATTTAACCAGCAATCTAAAAGACCCGGCTCGTTCGACAGGGCATAG
- a CDS encoding sugar transferase, whose amino-acid sequence MVQEERFSKTKKVVIGVMDILLLHFSMLLSFYLKFGNAVPDRNYETYTNSFVFIVLTFIFLNILFGVYILYNKSMTDFLYITIIIQVILTLAIMAVTFAGRWFAFPRSVLIINLVVSTLVLFIWRVVVYKIYEKFSGSKKVMVVGFEEDVKSAVFNFENSKSKRHKVTLAVLSNYSENVAAHLEEVDIVYLASKIKDQEKTKVYELLMQSDKKLFLNTSFENLIMVNPNIMNIEDESIIEVSQFKIPSEDDAIKRIVDILFSLVLIIITSPIMLITALLVKATSKGPALYKQVRITQEGSEFNILKFRTMSATAEKESGPVLATSNDARVTSIGKYLRALRIDELPQLINVLLGEMSMVGPRPERPFFVDQFKEQNPYYYLRHNVRAGITGYAQVYGKYATDFNSKLNFDLLYIKKYSLLLDIKIMLQTIKILFDKVSSKGLDEEAELGGNHSISSNIKILN is encoded by the coding sequence ATGGTACAAGAAGAAAGGTTCAGCAAAACAAAAAAAGTCGTCATAGGTGTAATGGATATTTTACTATTGCATTTTTCCATGCTTCTTTCTTTTTATTTGAAATTCGGCAATGCCGTTCCAGATAGAAATTACGAGACTTATACGAATTCATTTGTTTTTATCGTTTTAACGTTTATTTTTCTGAATATTTTATTTGGAGTCTATATTTTATACAACAAATCAATGACCGATTTTTTGTACATTACGATTATCATCCAAGTCATCTTAACGTTAGCAATCATGGCGGTTACTTTTGCAGGTAGATGGTTTGCTTTTCCCAGATCAGTGCTGATCATCAACTTAGTAGTGAGCACATTAGTTTTATTTATTTGGCGAGTGGTCGTTTATAAAATATATGAGAAGTTTAGCGGCAGTAAAAAAGTTATGGTGGTTGGTTTTGAAGAAGATGTTAAGTCAGCTGTCTTTAACTTTGAAAATTCAAAAAGCAAACGCCATAAAGTAACGTTGGCAGTCCTATCCAATTATTCTGAAAATGTTGCAGCTCATTTAGAAGAAGTCGATATTGTTTATTTAGCTAGCAAAATCAAGGATCAAGAAAAAACAAAAGTCTATGAATTATTGATGCAAAGCGATAAAAAGTTGTTTTTGAATACGAGCTTTGAAAACTTGATTATGGTGAATCCAAATATTATGAATATTGAAGACGAGAGCATTATTGAAGTTTCACAATTCAAAATACCGTCTGAAGACGATGCCATCAAACGAATCGTGGATATTTTATTCTCACTTGTTCTCATCATTATTACCTCACCTATTATGCTGATCACGGCTCTTTTAGTGAAAGCAACTTCTAAAGGACCTGCTCTTTATAAGCAAGTCCGAATTACACAAGAAGGTTCTGAGTTTAACATCTTAAAGTTCAGAACGATGAGCGCTACGGCAGAAAAAGAATCCGGTCCAGTCCTAGCTACATCTAATGATGCCAGAGTTACTTCAATAGGGAAATATTTAAGAGCATTGAGAATTGATGAGTTGCCCCAACTAATTAATGTTCTATTAGGGGAAATGTCGATGGTAGGACCGCGTCCGGAACGTCCATTCTTTGTTGATCAATTTAAAGAGCAAAACCCTTATTACTATTTAAGACATAATGTTAGAGCGGGCATCACAGGTTATGCTCAAGTATATGGTAAGTATGCAACAGATTTTAATAGTAAATTAAATTTTGATTTATTATATATCAAAAAATATTCACTTTTATTAGACATTAAAATCATGCTGCAAACCATTAAAATTTTGTTTGATAAAGTATCCTCTAAGGGATTAGATGAAGAAGCTGAATTAGGCGGAAATCATAGTATTTCAAGCAACATAAAAATACTAAATTAA
- a CDS encoding glycosyltransferase family 2 protein produces the protein MQMVDVSIIMPIYNVEKYLEKAIKSVLNQTYKNIELILINDGSPDNSDKICQFYEKIDKRVSVINQKNAGAGYARNAGLDKACGEYIYFADPDDYLELNLIEENINLAQSSGADLVVFGFYEEFLNNNGDFTNTVKSPVLKETTSATQFRNGFREFYRFTPYALWNKLYRRDYVKNSEIRFSNQKIGEDALFNQAVYRNLDKVVFNEKAYYHYVYREGSAVNHYTKNRFEQEYKVAQQFDALMDMWGKESEYIDLISREYWNSIYLELKNLTSIECPLNQNEKVEYLKEIMENSGLKQAVKTLSIENEQNKFVEALIRLVRKENYSLALRLMNFRITIGEKNRSIVLFLKKLFHKKEPKELN, from the coding sequence ATGCAAATGGTTGATGTGTCTATCATTATGCCGATATACAATGTAGAAAAATACTTAGAAAAAGCGATAAAAAGTGTCTTAAATCAAACGTATAAAAACATAGAACTGATTTTGATCAATGATGGTTCACCAGATAATTCCGATAAAATATGCCAGTTTTACGAAAAGATAGATAAACGAGTCAGTGTAATCAATCAAAAAAATGCTGGAGCAGGATATGCACGCAATGCCGGATTGGATAAGGCATGTGGGGAGTACATTTATTTTGCAGATCCGGATGACTATTTGGAGTTAAACTTAATTGAAGAAAATATCAATCTGGCGCAATCAAGCGGAGCAGATTTAGTTGTCTTTGGTTTTTATGAGGAATTTTTGAACAACAATGGTGACTTTACTAACACAGTAAAAAGTCCTGTACTAAAAGAGACAACTTCCGCAACACAGTTTAGAAACGGATTTAGAGAGTTTTATCGCTTTACGCCATATGCGTTATGGAATAAGTTATACAGACGAGATTATGTAAAAAATAGTGAAATCCGATTCTCAAATCAGAAAATTGGTGAAGATGCCTTGTTTAATCAAGCTGTTTATCGTAATCTGGATAAAGTTGTCTTTAATGAAAAGGCTTATTACCATTATGTCTACCGAGAAGGATCGGCTGTAAACCATTATACGAAGAATCGTTTTGAGCAAGAATACAAAGTAGCGCAACAGTTCGATGCTTTAATGGATATGTGGGGTAAAGAGAGCGAATATATTGATTTAATCAGCAGAGAATATTGGAACTCCATTTATTTAGAGCTAAAAAACCTAACTTCTATAGAATGTCCGTTAAATCAAAATGAAAAAGTAGAATACTTAAAAGAAATAATGGAAAACTCTGGGTTAAAACAAGCAGTGAAAACTTTAAGTATAGAAAACGAGCAAAACAAGTTTGTGGAAGCTCTCATTAGGCTTGTAAGAAAAGAAAATTATTCACTGGCCCTTCGTTTGATGAACTTTAGAATAACCATCGGAGAAAAAAATCGCTCCATCGTATTGTTCTTAAAAAAGCTGTTTCATAAAAAAGAACCAAAGGAGTTGAATTAG